Genomic DNA from Lutibacter sp. A80:
TACTTCTTTAATATCATAAGAAATTTTAGCTCCAGCTTCTGAGTATTCTTTATCAGAAAAATTAGCACCATCACCAGCTCCAGTTTCAATAACAAATTTATGTCCTTGGTTAATTAAAGCTGCAACGGCATCTGGAGTTAAACAAACACGTTTTTCTTGATAATGAGTTTCTTTAGGAATTCCAATAACAAGTGCTCCTTTTTGTTTTGTAATTTCTAAGGTTTCTTCTAGAGGAATTAACTCATGTTTACTAAATGGTGAAGTGATTTGTTTACCCATTATTTTTGACTTCTATAGTTCGTAGTTGGTTTTCTGTTGTGGTAATTTTAATTATTACCGAGTTTAAAGGTAGTAAATTTTCTACTTTATTTGGCCATTCAACTAAACACCAACAATTACTGTAAAAATATTCTTCAATCCCCATATCCATAGCTTCTTCTTCTTTATCAATTCTATAAAAATCAAAATGATAAACTTTTTCGTTATTTAAACTATGATATTCGTTTACTAAAGAGAAAGTAGGGGAACTTACGGTATCTAAAACACCTAATTTTTTTACAATTTCTTTTATAAGTGTTGTTTTACCAACACCCATTTCGCCATAAAAAAGCAGCACTTTATGTTTAGAAAATTCAATAACTTCTTCTGCAATTAGAGGAAGTTCTTCTAGTGTGTAGTTTTTTATCATATATAATTTGGTTAATAGTTAATAGGTTGAATGGCTTTATAGCAAAATTAAGATTT
This window encodes:
- the tsaE gene encoding tRNA (adenosine(37)-N6)-threonylcarbamoyltransferase complex ATPase subunit type 1 TsaE codes for the protein MIKNYTLEELPLIAEEVIEFSKHKVLLFYGEMGVGKTTLIKEIVKKLGVLDTVSSPTFSLVNEYHSLNNEKVYHFDFYRIDKEEEAMDMGIEEYFYSNCWCLVEWPNKVENLLPLNSVIIKITTTENQLRTIEVKNNG